A genomic segment from Ptychodera flava strain L36383 chromosome 23 unlocalized genomic scaffold, AS_Pfla_20210202 Scaffold_23__1_contigs__length_28996876_pilon, whole genome shotgun sequence encodes:
- the LOC139124237 gene encoding alpha-2,8-sialyltransferase 8E-like, which yields MVSCKGRTRSFVVLCVVGILNCSALMVMLLFYNLNIPVIRKRVTNELVNFTLRCGCENNTSTKCFSAINESHSDIPRCRRNETKDSSVQRNATFRNVRGALSGFTSLKDLYDTIDRNWSFNATEADNWRSILERYCNTSELFLVTGQNVQPGQELRYTVKFKKTFAITKKINQRFIKKMPYHQKSFKKCSVVGNSGILLGSKCGKAIDNADYIFRYNAAPVRGYSEDVGSKTSLVTCNPSILEHQFDSLNEQESERFEKYMTKEYDNAYILLPAFSKTRGTELAFKAQDILKPTNLKVIYTHPYFQTLVWTFWTNQKNLMAEMTTSGMTVFTAAMSFCEEVHLYGYWPFAEDPDGNPTYFHYFNKTATMSSPEKLQAVHHNMPSEFKLYMALHNKGAIKLHVGQCDV from the exons ATGGTGAGTTGCAAAGGAAGGACACGATCATTTGTTGTCCTCTGTGTCGTTGGAATACTTAACTGTTCGGCCTTGATGGTAATGCTTTTGTTCTACAACCTCAACATCCCGGTTATTAGGAAAAGGGTGACGAACGAGCTCGTTAATTTTACTCTCCGATGTGGGTGCGAAAACAATACCAGCACCAAATGTTTCTCCGCCATCAACGAAAGTCACTCAGATATTCCTCGGTGTAGGagaaatgaaacaaaagacTCGTCAGTTCAACGCAACGCAACGTTTCGAAACGTGAGAGGCGCCTTGTCGGGATTTACATCTCTGAAGGACCTCTACGACACTATTGATAGAAATTGGAGTTTCAACGCAACTGAAGCGGACAATTGGAG GTCCATCCTCGAGCGATACTGCAACACTAGCGAGTTATTTCTAGTGACTGGACAAAACGTACAACCAGGCCAGGAATTACGATATACCGTAAAGTTCAAAAAGACATTTGCGATCACAAAGAAGATAAACCAGAGGTTCATTAAG AAAATGCCGTACCATCAAAAGTCTTTCAAGAAATGCAGTGTAGTTGGAAACAGTGGCATTCTCCTGGGTAGCAAATGTGGCAAGGCCATAGATAATGCTGACTATATTTTCAG ATATAATGCGGCACCAGTTCGTGGTTATTCAGAAGACGTCGGTTCCAAGACAAGCCTAGTGACGTGCAATCCTTCTATTTTAGAACATCA ATTTGACAGTTTGAACGAACAAGAATCCGAACGCTTCGAGAAATATATGACCAAGGAGTATGACAACGCCTACATCTTATTGCCAGCTTTTTCGAAAACGCGAGGTACAGAGCTTGCATTCAAAGCACAGGATATTCTCAAGCCAACCAATCTCAAAGTAATTTATACACATCCGTATTTTCAGACACTAGTCTGGACGTTCTGGACTAACCAGAAGAATCTTATGGCCGAGATGACGACATCTG gaatGACTGTATTTACAGCCGCGATGAGTTTCTGTGAAGAGGTTCATCTCTATGGGTACTGGCCTTTCGCAGAAGATCCTGATGGAAATCCGACCTACTTCCATTATTTTAACAAAACTGCAACTATGTCGTCGCCCGAAAAGTTGCAGGCAGTCCACCATAACATGCCGTCCGAGTTCAAATTGTATATGGCATTGCACAACAAAGGTGCTATAAAGCTGCATGTTGGACAGTGTGACGTTTAG